The following are encoded in a window of Pseudomonas multiresinivorans genomic DNA:
- a CDS encoding MFS transporter: MAIHSVALGDISATVPSVPRRYAWVVFALTFGLLISDYMSRQVLNAVFPLLKVEWALSDAQLGLLSGIVAVMVGLLTFPLSLLADRWGRVRSLALMAMLWSVATLACALAQTFPQMFAARFFVGVGEAAYGSVGIAVVISVFPAHLRATLTGAFMAGGMFGSVLGMGMGGVLAAHLGWRWAFAGMALFGLLLALLYPLIVSEKRIAPVAAAEAPRQVGGRSLRSLFGSRSVIAAYLGSGLQLFVAAAVMVWIPSYLNRYYHLDTGKAGLISAVIVLVGGSGMVLCGILCDRLGRANPPRKIILAIGFCLVSCVLLSIAFHLPPGTAQLSLICLGMLVAAGTSGPSGAMVANLTAPAVHGTAFATLTLANNLLGLAPGPLLTGVLADRIGLDRAFQLVPLLSILAALVFLYARRHYHSDIRRLRGEEEGA, encoded by the coding sequence ATGGCCATCCACTCCGTCGCCCTGGGCGACATCTCTGCTACCGTGCCCAGCGTGCCGCGCCGCTATGCCTGGGTGGTGTTCGCCCTGACCTTCGGCCTGCTGATCTCCGATTACATGTCGCGCCAGGTGCTCAACGCCGTGTTCCCGCTGCTCAAGGTCGAATGGGCCCTGAGCGACGCGCAGCTCGGCCTGCTCAGCGGAATCGTCGCGGTGATGGTCGGTTTGCTGACCTTCCCCCTGTCGCTGCTCGCCGACCGCTGGGGCCGCGTACGCAGCCTGGCGCTGATGGCCATGCTGTGGAGCGTGGCTACCCTGGCCTGCGCCCTGGCGCAGACCTTCCCGCAGATGTTCGCCGCGCGCTTCTTCGTCGGCGTCGGCGAGGCCGCCTATGGCAGCGTCGGCATCGCCGTGGTCATCTCGGTCTTCCCGGCGCACCTGCGCGCCACCCTGACCGGCGCGTTCATGGCCGGTGGCATGTTCGGCTCCGTCCTTGGCATGGGTATGGGCGGCGTGCTGGCCGCGCACCTGGGCTGGCGTTGGGCCTTCGCCGGCATGGCACTGTTCGGCCTGCTGCTGGCGCTGCTCTATCCGCTGATCGTCAGTGAGAAGCGTATCGCCCCGGTAGCCGCCGCCGAAGCGCCGCGCCAGGTCGGCGGGCGCTCGCTGCGCAGCCTGTTCGGCAGCCGTTCGGTGATCGCCGCCTACCTGGGCAGCGGGCTGCAACTCTTTGTCGCCGCCGCCGTGATGGTGTGGATTCCCAGCTACCTGAACCGCTACTACCACCTGGACACCGGCAAGGCCGGGCTGATCTCGGCGGTGATCGTGCTGGTCGGCGGCAGCGGCATGGTGCTCTGCGGCATCCTCTGCGACCGCCTGGGCCGCGCCAATCCGCCGCGCAAGATCATCCTCGCCATCGGCTTCTGCCTGGTCAGCTGCGTGCTGTTGTCCATCGCTTTCCACCTGCCGCCGGGCACCGCGCAGCTGAGTCTGATCTGCCTGGGCATGCTGGTCGCCGCCGGCACTTCCGGGCCGTCTGGCGCCATGGTCGCCAATCTCACCGCGCCGGCGGTACACGGCACCGCCTTCGCCACCCTGACCCTGGCCAACAACCTGCTGGGCCTGGCCCCCGGCCCGCTGCTCACCGGCGTGCTGGCCGACCGCATCGGTCTGGACCGCGCCTTCCAGCTCGTGCCGCTGCTGAGCATCCTTGCCGCGCTGGTGTTCCTCTACGCCCGGCGCCACTACCACAGCGATATCCGCCGCCTGCGCGGCGAAGAGGAGGGCGCGTGA
- a CDS encoding DsbA family protein yields the protein MPTLNLEMTFDFICPWCLIGKRNLDVALRLLARQRPELQVRVNWLGLQLLPQLPMEGEPFAEFYQRRLGGKRAVKARMGEVRRAAEGAKIDLDLERILTMPNTTYAHRVFQRAAHVGSENQKEQLLEMIFRAHFQLGQDIGQRDTLRRLLRACDFDVADFDEALADGARQFIGRRVALADSSVPMFLLEGRAFALGGQSPEQLLAALYRALERQFPEAIPA from the coding sequence ATGCCGACTCTCAACCTGGAAATGACCTTCGACTTCATCTGCCCCTGGTGCCTGATCGGCAAGCGCAACCTCGATGTGGCGCTGCGCCTGCTGGCGCGCCAGCGCCCGGAACTGCAGGTGCGAGTTAACTGGCTCGGCTTGCAGCTGCTGCCGCAGCTGCCGATGGAGGGCGAGCCCTTCGCCGAGTTCTACCAGCGCCGCCTGGGCGGCAAGCGTGCTGTGAAGGCGCGCATGGGCGAAGTGCGGCGGGCGGCGGAGGGCGCCAAGATCGACCTCGATCTGGAACGCATCCTCACGATGCCCAACACCACCTATGCGCACCGGGTGTTTCAGCGCGCGGCGCATGTGGGCAGCGAGAACCAGAAGGAGCAGTTGCTGGAGATGATCTTCCGCGCGCACTTCCAGCTCGGCCAGGACATCGGCCAGCGCGATACCCTGCGCCGCCTGCTGCGCGCCTGTGATTTCGACGTGGCTGACTTCGACGAAGCCCTGGCCGACGGCGCGCGCCAGTTCATCGGCCGCCGCGTGGCCCTGGCCGATTCCAGCGTGCCGATGTTCCTCCTCGAAGGCCGCGCTTTCGCCCTCGGCGGGCAGAGCCCGGAGCAGCTGCTGGCGGCGCTCTATCGTGCGCTGGAACGACAGTTCCCGGAGGCGATTCCGGCATGA